The region ACGGCCTGCCGATCCTGCGCGTCCTCACCGGCGCGACCGTCCCCGTGATCCGCGACCGGGCGGCGAGCGCGCTGGCGCGGCTCGACTCCCCCGGCCCGTCCGGTCCTTGAACCACGCGGCCCTCAGGGATACCCCGCCCCGTACACCGCCCCCGGAACCTCCGCCTCCGCCAGCAGCTTCAGGGCCGTGTCGCCTGCCTCGGACGGGGTCCAGCGGGCGCCCTTGTCCGCGGTGGGGCCCGGCCGCCAGCCCTCCATGACGGTGATGCGGCCGCCCTCGGTCTCGAAGACGCGGCCGGTGACTCCGGTGCTCGCGCACGCGCCGAGCCAGACGACGAGGGGGGAGACGTTCTCGGGGGCCATCGCGTCGAAGGATTCGGCGTCGGGGGCCGCCATGGTGTCCGCGAAGGTGCGTTCGGTCATCCGGGTGCGGGCCGCGGGGGCGATCGCGTTGACCTGGACGCCGTAGCGGCCCAGTTCGGCCGCGGCGACCAGGGTCAGGCCGATGATCCCGGCCTTGGCGGCGCTGTAGTTGCCCTGTCCGACCGAACCCAACAGACCCGCCCCGCTGCTGGTGTTGACGACCCTGGCCCGGGGCGTGCGGCCGTCCTTCGCCTCCGCCCGCCAGTGCGCCGCCGCGTGCTTCAGCGGCAGGAAGTGGCCCTTGAGGTGGACGCGCAGCACGGCGTCCCAGTCGTCCTCGTCGAGGTTGACGAGCATCCGGTCGCGCAGGAACCCCGCGTTGTTGACGAGGGTGTCCAGGCGTCCGTACGTCTCCAGCGCGGTGCGTACGAGGGAGGCGGCCCCGTCGGTGGTGGCGATGTCGCCGCCGTGGGCCACCGCCTGTCCGCCCGCCGCCCGGATCTCCGCCACGACCCGCGCGGCCGGGCTGTCGGGGCCGGGCGTGCCGTCGAGGCCCACCCCGAGGTCGTTCACGACGACCCGCGCGCCCTCGGCGGCGTACGCGAGCGCGTGCGCGCGGCCGAGTCCGCGCCCGGCGCCCGTGACGATCACGACCCGCCCCTCGCACAGCAGCGGTCCACTCATCTCAGTCCTCCTTGCCCGACGTGTCGAATGTGCCGGACGTACCGGACGTGCCGGCCTTGTTGGCGGTCGCCGCGTCCAGGAAGGCGGGCCGCTCGCCGCCGCCGTGGACGAGCAACGAGGCCCCGCTGATGTACCTCGCCGCGTCCGAGGCGAGGAAGACCGCGGCCCCGCCGATGTCGGACGGGTCGGCGAGGCGGCCCAGCGGGACGGTGCGGGAGACG is a window of Streptomyces sp. NBC_00271 DNA encoding:
- a CDS encoding SDR family oxidoreductase, with protein sequence MSGPLLCEGRVVIVTGAGRGLGRAHALAYAAEGARVVVNDLGVGLDGTPGPDSPAARVVAEIRAAGGQAVAHGGDIATTDGAASLVRTALETYGRLDTLVNNAGFLRDRMLVNLDEDDWDAVLRVHLKGHFLPLKHAAAHWRAEAKDGRTPRARVVNTSSGAGLLGSVGQGNYSAAKAGIIGLTLVAAAELGRYGVQVNAIAPAARTRMTERTFADTMAAPDAESFDAMAPENVSPLVVWLGACASTGVTGRVFETEGGRITVMEGWRPGPTADKGARWTPSEAGDTALKLLAEAEVPGAVYGAGYP